A segment of the Tachysurus vachellii isolate PV-2020 chromosome 18, HZAU_Pvac_v1, whole genome shotgun sequence genome:
GGTTCGGGAATGCCACAGCAGACCATCTGATCCACATTTTAATCTGGCACAGGTTTCATTCCGGGTGCCCTTACTGACGCAGCCCTCACATTTGAACTGAGCTTGGGTCTAGCACTGAGAGGTAACCTCTCACTGGCTGGCTCAGTTCCCCATCCAGGAATCGAACCTGGCCCTCAGCAGTGAGAGCACAGGATGTAACCAGTAATAAATGCTTTACAGAATTAGCAGTGGTTgatctcacattcactcacaacAACAAGGCTCATGTTTACAAATTGAGTCCTTAGTGATAATCAAACAGTTCTGCTACCATAAAGAATGTTTCAAGAAATCCTTCTTACGTTTCAAGTACTGTATAACCATCTCAACATACTGCTAATGCTATACATATGTTGTATATATTATTCGTTGTCATTTTTGCACACCTGTGTTGTtgctccttttttcttcttgcttttaattattattacacttacattatatataagTGCAATATtcagtgtgatttattttttattttcgtGTTATGATGCCCAAACATAATTACTTTTACAGAATCAAtcaattctatctatctatctatctatctatctatctatctatctatctatctatctatctatctatctatctatctatctgtctatctaaagCTGAAAAAAGTGAAGAGATATAGCTGCATTTTCACCAGTAAAGGAGTGTGATTAATTAGTGCTTTATTTTGCAGTGTTTGCATGCTGCTATTTTCACTTAGCTAAATTTGGACTGCCATGTATGAAAATCTAGGCTTCCAGGAAAGTCAGCATTTAAACAGTCCATAGTTGATAAGGTTATGTTTCTGTTCTTGTTACTATAAACATGGAGACGTTTCTTTTGGGTGTTCATGGGATGTAGCTTAGAATCCTTCACCTAGCTGTGAGAAACATACACAGTGCTTTATAGTGCCCAAAATGGTCAGGGATGCAGAcatgaaatataatttccttGTTATGTAATTTGAAATTCTATTTGATCTTGCTTTTTGATCTGAAAATATAACCCTAATTGAAATCtaaaaagtcaaaaagaacaaaagaaatgttGTTTAGATTTAATCTGAATCCTCACTGCTGTCTTCTCCTCCATGCAGAGTTCAGTGGGTGGACTTCGTTTCGAGGCATCACGGGCTCTATTTGGTGACCTCTCTCAGTTTAACGTGTGGGACCGGCCGCTGACTCGGGCAGAGCTTTCTGCACTAGCCCACTGCAGCACAGGCATGCTGGGTAATGTAGTCCCTTGGACCAGCCGTGAGGTAGAAGTGTTCGGAGGTGTGACCAAGCATTCGGCCGAGCACTGCAGTCATCGTACTAACGTGCAGGAGTGAGGCGTCACATCAGAAGGTTTATGTGACAGGAGGATGGGGTGGTGGGTGTCTGAGACAAGCTCAGGTTCAAAGTATAATGGAAATGCTTGTGTGGCGTGGAATGTCTATTTAAAGAAATTACTTAAACTAAAACTATAAGAATATTGTGAGTATTGtgaggtttttgtttgttttggaaaaGAGAATGGATTTAGGAAGTTGGAACTTGTGAGACAAAACATTCCATGTTTGTTCctttttactttgctttaatGAGAGTTACATTCAGGCATTACATCAGTTTGTTCATTTCTtgcactttatatttttttattcttcatgtTGAAGATATTACTGAATGAATATCTTCAGCTACAGTGAAACAAGCTTAGAACTGATGACAAGCTGaattaatgttaaaatgatgGTGTTATGGGGAGCATGTTGGAATGGGAAAACCCCTCCTGGAAAgcaggtttgattcctgcctctaaattgtttgtgtgtgtgactgtgccctGTAATGGGATGGAGCCCTATCCAGTGtatcccctgccttgtgccctgaatCCCCTAGGATAGACTGCAGGCTCCCCacgaccctgtgtaggataaagaGGTTCAGAAAACAGACGGATGATTGTCTCATGATTAATTTTAACCTCATAACCCATCATTATCACATTTAAACCTTAAACAGTATGTTTTGCTCACATCTCCATGTCCAAACCCTATCACCAGCTCCTGGAAAGACACTCTATATCTTATTCTCtatgattctgattatttttgcagctcaaataattaatgaatgtcCTGAAGGAGTCAGTTCATTCCCAGGAGCTGATCATGACATTAGAAGATTGTGTTTTTGCCCTtgacaaaacatttacatattcaAGGTCTGATTTTCAGTGATCTTTCACTGGGGAGGAAGTGGAAGGTAGATGAGAatgttgtttgtgtatacagAACATCACAAAGGAATGAATAAGCCTCACTCCATGGATGagcttttttaattcttttataattattCAAATAAGATATAACACAGCTTAATGCCCAGGATTTGATCATGAAAATTTCATGAAATTGACTGGTTGCTCTTTAAAGCCTATTATTAAGTCAATACACTGAAGCATAGGAAATAGGAAAGTTCTGTTGTATGTATGCAATTGAGGAATGTTTACCTGTACCCACTTAtggaattcatttattttattttagaaatcttGGCTCAAACTGTTTTCCTACCTGACCTTCCATAGGGTCCCAAATACAGTCAATAATCCCTGATGCAGTGCATTTTGTTAAGCCATTATTGCTGATATCTGTATGTTTATCTTTATTATAACTGTGATTAACTCCACATTCCATATGAAATGAGATCCCATGGGAAGTGTACTATGtaatatactgtgtatgttgtgtatatatttatatctgatCAGAGTATTTTATTAATCTCTGAGTACAGAGCAGACATGAGTTTCGGTTGAGTTTTTCATACCGAAACTGAACACGGAACATAAACGGCAGCACACAGTGGACTTGCAATTGTTCCAGTTGCACGAGAAGCTGagaatatattaatattgttttgcacatttttacGAGTGCTGCTTGAAAAATGGCAGCAGCATGCAGTAGCACAAGGATGAAACgctgaaaagactgaaaaaagaaCTATTGATCTATCATTTCTATTCACTGTTTATCTTCTTTAGAGTGCATTACTGTCTGGTTggttgttaatgttaatgcgGTGCCTGTTATTTGTTTAACGTTTGAACTTACGTGGTCACTGTGATGTCATGTACTTGGTGTATACATAAAAATCGCtcatgttaaaaagaaaaatgttgctTGTGTCAGAAACTTTTTGctcaatctttttatttatgcattctGCTGCTTTTCTAAATTTTTCTCACATTACTCTTTTTTTACTGCGTTATCCTACTGGGAGATTAACTcggaaaaaaagtttttactaTAAAGAGTAGAATTGATTTTATTCTTATGAACAGCCATTTTTTATGGCCTTGGCTTTCAATGAATGCGTGACACGCGCGTGTTCTCTGCTTCTTATCATTTATCCTCGGGAACTGCTGCCGTTACATAGCAACCATTCCATCACGTCTCGCTACAGAGCTATAAACACGAGCATGAAACTCTTTGCTCAGCTTAGGTCACATGGCATGGTCAGTAAAAACACGTGCTTGTTTTACAAGGCTTTTTCACAGAAAAGCCTGTTTTAGATAAAGTACATCCAGATTTACAAagctgttccttttttttttttgttttgttcctttcTCACGTCCTCCTGTCTCCTTATCTGGAGCTGTAATGTACCTTCTAGACTGCATTGGATGTGTGACATAAATGTATACACTGTATTGTTAATGTCGATAAGCACACATAAATTAGTCaatctaaataatatattagaGTAAATAATATATTGAAGTTGGCTGGACCCTGTAATGGAAGCAAATATATGAGGTTTTTACAGAACACTGACATGTAAACAACTGTGCTGTAGAAGAAGCGCAGGTTTAGGGATTTTGCAGTAATGCAGAAACGAATTGCTCAAATCAAGTCTTCATATACAAGCTTCAGTCTTTAAATCTgtaattttaattcaattttcttGTCACAAAGCATCATTCAAACACCTCTCCATCTAACTGCCTTACAAAAGTACGTAGTGTATTATTCCAACCTCTTTATACCTGATGTTGGCACTTACGGACCTGAAACAATTGCActgtttgaagaagaagaaattagtAGAAACACCGCaaaaactggtaaaaaaaaaaaaaaaaagaaaaagacctaATCTTAAGAGTTTTGTCCTTTCTATTTTGGGCtccacatttaaatgtataatatattatgaaGACATTCTATTACGTTTTCATAACTTCTGAAGTTAGCCGGCAGGTTTCTGTGCTGttaaaattaataatgttaaacacAACAAAGCAATTTATTGGAAGGACCATTAGAAATTTAAGCGATAAAATGACATCTTATTTAATATAAGGATCTCTTACATTTTTAACCTTCTACAATACCAAATTCTACAATTTATTGTACTTCATGAATGAAAGGGTCTTAAAAGACTATAAATTTGCTGCAGTTtaagtagaagaaaaaaaataattgttattacATTGCTATTACCGAAATAGATTTCTTTggctttcattttcttcttctaaaaGGTGAGAGGAACAATCAAGAGTGGTTATAAAGTGGAAGAGTGGAATAAATTAActtaaaagaaattaataaattgcttttatttataactcCATAGGACAGTGAAAGCACCGATTCACACAGTCACAAGCCCTTGTGCCATACCAGTGGACCTCATGCCCCTGGGATTAACCACTCTCTagtattttaaaagcattttacatGTACCTTACACTTGATAAAGGAACTACGTTGAAGACGATTATAaattacacaacacatacaattTAAAGCAGATTCATCATGCAGGTTACATCCAGTAAAGGAATGTCAGATGTTACTGACAGATTTCAGAATgtcagtcttttttttctgtttaattcttTTCTATTATCTTCTCCATCAGTAAGATCAAGGCTGACATTGTAAATTGGATGTGGTGGTTTTGAAATTGGGGCATAGAGAAACGGACATGTAGGTCAATTAGCTATTTCCCACGATCCTCTTATTAGGTCATCAGTGTAGACCTACTTTCAAAAGAAAATAGGACACTTGCTGTCTTTTCAGTCCTCCTTTTGAAAGTGAATTTTTCTAGTAGTATTCTTCtgctcatgaaaaaaaaaatgtaaaattaaaaaagattgcATGGATTACCTTATGGCCTTGCCGTAAATTAGCAATAAcatctaaactcacacacatttaatgtgTCAAATAATTTAAGAGTGGGTTTTAAAAACTTGAGGTAGCGTGAGCCAACATAAAGCAATTTAAATTCATCAGAAAAGCACAGGCTGCTATTTCGGTCTACATCATTTTATAGGTTTTCAGGCTAGAGAGAAGCATGTACTGAAtgtcaaaatatttattcattcttcacTCTTCAGGAAGTGCTTTATATTGGTCAGAGTCGTGATAGATTCAGAGCATATCCCAAGAACTGTGGAGGCAAGGCAGAAAAACAGCCTGGATGAAAGTCAGCCCATCGCCTTACACCATGCACATACATTTACCCTCATTCACATCTAGGGGTATTTTTGCTCAGCCAGTCAACCTTATGGCATGCTTTTTTTGGGCGGTGGGTGGAAACCAGAGAAGTCAGCAGAATCCCACACTGGCAGAACGTGACCACAAGCTGATCTCATCATCTACACCACGCCACCCATTATTGCTCTGTGAAAACAGTCTGTTACTGTGTACtatttaatacagaaatatGTCATTTTGGACACTGTCATTTTGGACAATATGTCACTTCAGAAATTATTAGTTTAAGGAATATGGCAATACAAGGAAAAGGTATAGGAAATTTGTAGAAATATGATGataatattcagatttattttcgcttggaaaagaaaaagaaaagctaagAAAAGCTTTTATAAACCATTCAGGCCAACCAatttatgttatataataatataaataaataactaatttgttttctttgctctctctctctctctctctctctctctctctctctctctctctctctctctgtctttctctctctctctttctctttccctctctctgacacacacacacacacacacacacacacacgcacacgcacacacacgcacacacacgcacacacgacgCCGGAAGTAGTACAATCACGTGGGTGTCCTCCTCCGTGGTTGCTATGGCTGATTTGTCTCCATGTCAACGGTAGTTGAAGAAAGTAAGTTTCTTCGCAGCGCGAGACAGCGGTAACGTCACCCACCGAGTGTATAGTGCTTCAGATGCTTGTTATTCTTAATTAGTCCATTGGGTttcatttttctgttctgtgcacAAACTAGCAAGGGTAGCTAATGCCTATGTGGTTGCTatgttagcctgttagcattTAGCCCAAAACAAAATTGCTAGCAGACAGTAGGGTTATGACTACACAGTCATGGCTACTTTTCCCAAATCATTccatgtataatgtgtgtgatttagagCTATCGGAAAAACCGCTGAAGGGAAATTAGAAAGCTAGTCTCATTTGTTGTTAGCAAAATACACTGACTTCCATTGTTAGGCTAGCGCGCTAGTCAGCCCAAGGTATCTTGGCTAGCTGTGAGCaagatatgtatttatatacctACCGGTATGTATTATTTAGCCTCTTCTTAAGACGTCGGTTAATTATTAGATGCGGTATTGTTATAGGTTTATACCCCCAATCCATAGGGTGCTCAATGGAATAAGAATGGCTACATTTATATTGTTAgtcttaataaaaataacagggTTACTTTCTTATGTGCTTTCTGTTAACGgcgttattcattcattcgtgtattttgtttgtgttgtctttAAACTTTATGACTTGTTTGTATATGTATTCAACATGTGCATTCTTCTGCGTGATCTTTTCTACCTGTTGTGCCTGATACACCAACATATCAGGATAGATTCTAAAATATGTTTGAATATCTCTATAAACCAAAGTATTGGCAGGCTGATGATCAGGTTTTCTGTTTGCATTTGTCTCTAGTCAGAAATCCAAATGGCAGAAACGGGAGAAAGTAAAAAGGAGGATGCAGACTACAAGAGACTACACAGCTTCCCTCTTATTAGGGTATGTGTTCGGTTTTATAGCAACTCTACAGAAGTATATATATGGTGTCCTTTATTTCATTCAGAGTGTAGAAAGATTTATCTGAATGATTTATCTGGTTTGTTGCATGAAATACAAACTTTATCGTGGGGAAAAAACCGAGGAGGGTTAAATACACTTCTAACTCACCAGAGTGTTTTGAGCATTCTCATTTTGCTGATATTTTTTCTGAACTCCAAGTCATTTGAATACTTACGTCACCTCATATACTTTATTTCTCTTGTTTATCTCCATCCAGGAAAATTTGTTCAGTTAATTTCTTTACCAAATTTGAACAcagtttgtatttatattactaGAAGCAAGTTATTAAATGAACCTTGGCCACTTGTTTTGCTTTTAGTGCCTCATTAATAGATAATTGGATTTAAGTAAAGATTAGATTAAGACTAAATTTGCAAGTATATACAATTATTTAAGGAGCACTACAAAAATTTATCTTGCAGAAACATAGTCAAATTTTTTATccttataaatgtgttttgagtaaacaatttttGCAAATTTCAGTACAGACAAAAGTGTCAattcacacatacactgcaGATGTAAAAACACTGGAACACTCCCACACAGAACAGCGTGTTAAACCCAGTCATACTGCTTTGTTCCAAGGGAGGTCAAGAGACCCATCTGTTTCTGGCTGGACTCTTTCTGACATTTATAATGTGACATATCCTCATAATTCCTAATGATACATTTTTTCAGTAATGTATATACCCAAGCAAAGATCCttaaaattcacattcacagTGGCATGAACATTTGGTATCGATCATTTTAGTTTCTTTCTCGGTGATAGTCTaaagttgtatctatctatctatcgatcgtCTGCCAGGGATTTACCTCTCCTCAGGTGCTGCTTATTCTTGGGGCACGTTGCGATCAGATTTGTGTTCGATTCAGGTCATGTGTTTGCCTTGGGCAGTCTTGGGTTACATTTGAAGTATGCTTTAAGCTAATAATAAAGCTCTATACATGTCAGACTTAATCCTGCTGCTTTATTCACGTCAGACGCATCATCAGTAAATACAAGGGGGGCGTTCCATTAGTAACCATTTACATGCAATCCACATTTTTTGGCAATATTTAATCTGGTCTTTCCTGCTTTTGAGTCTTACCAGTAGTTTACACCTTGTGCTAAAccctctgtatttacactgttGAGGGCTTCTCATGATTGCTGACTTTGAAACATAACTCATCtatctattttttgtttttgttgttcttggGCTCAGCAATGCAGTCTTTATGCATTGACTGTACTAAAGATGTGATTTGGTGATACCTATGTGtttagcgctctctctctcggaaGAGTTGTCTGATGGGTTGGCTTGATTTTTCAGCCTAATGATAGCTGGTTCACTGGCAGTAACAGCTCTTTGGACTTGGACTTATTGAGAGTTAACAGGAACAGATTTCACATGCATTTGTTACTCTTGAAAACAACTTTAGAACTTTTATCTGTGAATGTGAAATCATGAGGGGAAAACCCACTCATTTCTACACTGTTTACAAGATTTGGATTTAAAACCCTAAATTTAACCCTGTTTCTGTTGTAGCACACAGACATGCCAGAGGAGATGAGAGTCGAAACTATGGAGCTATGTGTCACAGCCTGTGAAAAGTTTGCCACCAATAATGAGGTTAGAACTGTGTGTATGATTCCCAGCATGGCCAGGTAAGGGGAGAGTTACTgaattggctctgtacatggaTCTGTTATCTAACCCACGCTCGTAGGAGTGCTGACAAATTCTCAGTCTGTCTGGCCCAAAGTCTATACTCTTACATCACGCCAGACCCTGATAGTGTAGCCATCTGGGCTGTTACTGTATCCTACTCATTCGGTAAAAGCTAACATGCATTCTGTTAACTTTGATAAATTCAGAAATGTGGGATGATTGACTCAGAGCAGTCTTGTAATCAACACTGTGAAGCCACATCTGCTGGAAGCAACCAGATGTAACTTCAAAACAAGTCTCAAAAATACTAGCCAGAAtcaaaaatctgaaataaaaggTGAGCTCTGTTAAGTCAATGCATAGGTGGAGAGTATTCAGAGGATTATGCCAATGCATAGCAGCATTCTTACCTTCTGACGATTTATTGCACTTACTGGCAAGAACAGATCCAAAACGTAACGTCATGCAGTATTTCATAATGAAGCATCAAAGTGATAAAATCTTTTGTAGTTTATGCAGATGAGCAGATCAAATTCCTGATACAAAAAGCTTACATTTATCTACAGTAACAGATGATTTAGGAAGTTGTTAGCAGCAATAACAAGTGTGTCTGCTTGCATATGGTAAGATATCAACTTTTCAGTCCTAGATGAACAATTTGAATTGACTTACATTATTCTCTTCCTCAGAGTGCAGCTAagatgataaaggagtccatgGATAAGAAGTTCGGGAGTTCCTGGCATGTGGTAATCGGCGAGGGTTTTGGATTTGAGGTGACTCATGAAGTAAAGAATCTGTTGTACATGTTCTTCGGTGGCAGcctggcagtgtgtgtttggaaaTGCTCCTGATCTCAGACCAGCCTCTTTCCTGTTCATCCACACACTAcctacttttatatatttatatacatgtatttacAATACTGTTTCAGCTATGCAGATCTTTTTCTACTTGacctttgtgtgcatgtgtgttcatgtaagTTTGTATGTCTGAGAGAAAACCTGACAGTATAGGCCATTTATAGCTCACcttctatacttttttttttttttttcttcgctgTTTTGCTTTGAATGCAGAGAATCAAGTGGAGTTGAGAGATAAAATTTTTCCTTAGCCTCCACCTCCAGTATTGACTAATAGCTACTACTAATAGTCTCAGTGAATGATATGGACTGCTATATGCCAgggtgataaaaaaataaataaataaaatgatgacaCTGGCAGTGAGAATTCAGTTTACGTCTAGTGGACAGATTTACATAACATTTTGTTGGTCTGTGTCCTGCTAGGTAGCACTGCTGTAGTATTTGCACCCAGTGTGATTTTTAAAGTGCAGTTTGTAATGTGTAAATGTATCTCGACCTGTAATAATCACGTAATTTCAGAAATACCTTAGAAAAACTGTGATTTGCAGTATTGGCATGAAGTGGATCGGTTCGTGTCTTTATCTCAGGCTTCCGTTTACACTTTTCTGGCCTGGAAATATGTTCCACCCCCAGCCAGATAAGAGCTGCTCAGGTCTGCCCTCATTTTATGCCTTACGAGGCAGCAGAGGGCTCtaaaaattacaaactgctcctttaagaatatatgttctgtgt
Coding sequences within it:
- the dnal4a gene encoding dynein, axonemal, light chain 4a, whose protein sequence is MAETGESKKEDADYKRLHSFPLIRHTDMPEEMRVETMELCVTACEKFATNNESAAKMIKESMDKKFGSSWHVVIGEGFGFEVTHEVKNLLYMFFGGSLAVCVWKCS